From Spirochaetota bacterium, a single genomic window includes:
- a CDS encoding 4Fe-4S ferredoxin, translated as MKTVIYYFTGTGNSLWTARRLAAEIGGADLVPMAGFNGGGTESNYESVGFVFPVHMWGVPRLVIDFLKKLDTNPGVYYFAAAVNAGQVSRTLIQLRNLMKSYGSTLSAGIDVVLPSNYIPWGGPGPAETVRRRIDEAGETLRCRAAAIAKRESAPVDRGPLWQRIVFTALYRLTFPRISAMDKGFLADDKCNSCGICARVCPVGNVAIREGRPAWGGGCVQCLSCIQWCPKAAIQYGKKTSAYERYHHPEVRLVDIIRAAE; from the coding sequence ATGAAAACAGTAATTTATTATTTTACCGGGACGGGAAATTCACTGTGGACGGCGCGCAGGCTTGCCGCGGAGATCGGCGGCGCGGACCTGGTTCCCATGGCCGGTTTCAACGGCGGAGGCACGGAAAGTAACTACGAGTCCGTGGGTTTCGTATTTCCCGTGCACATGTGGGGCGTCCCGCGACTCGTGATCGATTTCCTTAAAAAGCTGGATACAAATCCCGGGGTTTACTATTTCGCGGCGGCCGTGAACGCGGGACAGGTTTCACGAACGCTCATCCAGTTGAGGAATCTAATGAAGTCGTACGGGAGCACGCTTTCCGCGGGAATCGACGTCGTGCTTCCGAGCAACTACATTCCCTGGGGCGGCCCGGGTCCGGCAGAAACCGTTCGCAGGCGGATCGACGAGGCCGGGGAAACGCTGAGGTGCAGGGCGGCCGCGATAGCAAAAAGGGAATCGGCGCCGGTCGACCGCGGCCCGCTGTGGCAGCGGATCGTATTCACCGCGCTCTACAGGCTGACCTTCCCGCGTATCAGCGCGATGGATAAGGGCTTCCTTGCGGATGATAAATGCAATTCCTGCGGAATCTGCGCCAGGGTGTGCCCGGTCGGCAACGTCGCCATCCGGGAGGGAAGGCCCGCCTGGGGCGGGGGATGCGTGCAGTGCCTGTCGTGCATCCAGTGGTGCCCCAAAGCGGCGATCCAGTACGGGAAAAAAACCTCCGCCTACGAGCGCTATCACCACCCGGAGGTGAGGCTTGTCGATATCATTCGCGCCGCTGAATGA
- a CDS encoding MFS transporter, with translation MALLDPREAAPPVAKSAAAFTLTVVTLLYVINYMDRMVLSATLPLIKADLNLTDTQCGWLGTIYFVIVAVLTLPASILCDRWSRKKSLSLMAALWSAATFLTGAGSGFFHLFLARGGVGVGEAGFAPGGIAYVAGSFRESVRAKVLGVFNLGQPLGSILGIVLAGALAKADLFGMGWRAPFYLFAIPGIILGVLVLFTRDYPTTGIVYGEGKRPLTVGEGLLAVIKTPTLLLTFVGVGAMSFVGGAVGHWLPTYFARSRGIDVAQASLLMGGIIIFAVIGPVAGGIIADRWKKKRGNARPLTAAIIALLCGIFLFAGFLVDSTDMKTFAYVIFVLVGILMFAYTAPAYSVSQDLVPEGMRSISMGILVLVTYGTLAAYAPVAVGWLSDVLGTPGNPDLAAAFMFVPPVAFLGALLFYLSSRYHERDMKKLKG, from the coding sequence ATGGCACTACTGGACCCACGCGAAGCCGCGCCCCCCGTGGCGAAATCCGCAGCCGCATTCACGCTCACGGTCGTCACGCTGCTGTACGTCATTAACTATATGGACCGCATGGTGCTCTCGGCGACCCTGCCCCTCATCAAGGCCGACCTGAACCTCACCGACACCCAGTGCGGATGGCTGGGCACGATCTACTTCGTGATCGTCGCCGTGCTCACGCTGCCGGCCTCGATCCTGTGCGACCGCTGGAGCAGGAAGAAATCGCTCTCGCTCATGGCGGCGCTCTGGAGCGCCGCGACGTTTCTCACGGGCGCCGGCTCCGGTTTCTTCCATCTCTTCCTGGCGCGCGGCGGCGTGGGCGTGGGCGAGGCCGGGTTCGCGCCCGGCGGCATCGCCTATGTTGCGGGCTCGTTCCGGGAGTCGGTGCGCGCGAAGGTGCTGGGCGTGTTCAACCTGGGGCAGCCCCTGGGCTCCATACTCGGGATCGTGCTCGCCGGCGCCCTTGCCAAGGCGGATCTTTTCGGCATGGGCTGGAGGGCGCCCTTTTACCTGTTCGCGATTCCGGGGATCATCCTGGGCGTCCTGGTACTCTTCACCAGGGATTACCCGACGACCGGGATCGTGTACGGTGAGGGGAAGAGGCCCCTTACCGTGGGCGAAGGGCTGCTTGCGGTGATCAAGACGCCCACCCTGCTCCTCACCTTCGTCGGCGTGGGGGCGATGAGCTTCGTGGGCGGCGCGGTGGGCCACTGGCTCCCCACGTATTTCGCGCGCAGCCGCGGCATCGACGTGGCGCAGGCGTCGCTCCTCATGGGCGGTATCATCATCTTCGCGGTGATCGGGCCCGTCGCCGGAGGAATAATCGCGGACCGCTGGAAGAAAAAAAGGGGCAACGCCCGGCCTCTTACCGCCGCAATCATAGCGCTCCTCTGCGGCATCTTTCTCTTCGCGGGCTTCCTGGTGGATTCCACCGACATGAAAACCTTCGCGTATGTCATTTTCGTGCTGGTGGGAATACTCATGTTCGCGTATACCGCGCCCGCCTATTCCGTGAGCCAGGACCTGGTGCCGGAGGGGATGCGGAGCATCAGCATGGGCATACTGGTGCTGGTCACCTACGGCACCCTCGCGGCCTACGCCCCGGTCGCGGTGGGATGGCTTTCGGACGTGCTGGGAACGCCCGGCAATCCCGATCTCGCGGCCGCGTTCATGTTCGTGCCGCCGGTCGCGTTTCTCGGGGCGCTCCTGTTCTACCTTTCGTCCCGGTACCACGAGCGCGACATGAAAAAGCTCAAAGGCTGA
- a CDS encoding aminopeptidase P family protein: MPEIPKPITTPPDKDELAGRLAKVRALMEEKKLDCYVSFDPVNIYYLTNFANNVHERPFILIIPRKGTPTMLCPLLEASHVKTRARCDLEYVTYYEVPSPKGQNWFDIYTTLIDKNARVGIESAMPVGIANATPGTHIVEDCIDDVRLVKTAYEIGRSVHACSIINEGHRKLLEVTRPGGVEVLIYGEVVRAMMGKTLMEIPTTNLLVSKFIGAVWPPSLSHDPHIVPTPVTAMEEGGPHVSIVTAQVDGYGVEVERTFFLGKVPEAARKPFDVMMEARSRAYAMLKPGTVLAEIDEQTRRVLIGAGYEKRILHRTGHGLGITGHEAPYVALGDTRTLVPGMLISIEPGIYIPGEGGYRHSDTVLITETGYVRLTDAPDTLEALTIAV, from the coding sequence ATGCCCGAAATCCCAAAACCGATCACCACGCCGCCTGACAAAGATGAACTTGCCGGCAGGCTTGCGAAGGTTCGCGCGCTCATGGAGGAAAAGAAGCTCGACTGCTATGTCTCGTTCGATCCGGTCAATATATACTACCTTACAAACTTCGCGAATAACGTGCACGAGCGCCCCTTCATACTGATCATCCCGCGGAAGGGCACGCCCACCATGCTCTGCCCGCTCCTCGAAGCCAGCCACGTGAAGACGCGGGCGCGCTGCGATCTCGAATACGTCACCTATTACGAGGTGCCCTCGCCCAAGGGGCAGAACTGGTTCGACATATACACAACGCTTATCGATAAGAATGCGCGGGTGGGCATAGAGTCGGCGATGCCGGTGGGCATCGCGAATGCGACGCCGGGCACCCATATCGTGGAAGATTGTATCGACGACGTCCGGCTTGTGAAGACCGCGTATGAAATCGGGCGCTCGGTACACGCGTGTTCGATAATAAACGAGGGCCACAGGAAGCTCCTCGAGGTCACGCGGCCCGGCGGGGTCGAGGTGCTCATCTACGGCGAGGTCGTACGCGCGATGATGGGAAAAACGCTCATGGAAATTCCCACCACGAATCTCCTGGTGTCCAAGTTTATCGGCGCGGTATGGCCTCCCTCGCTTTCGCACGATCCGCATATAGTCCCCACCCCCGTGACCGCCATGGAGGAGGGGGGACCGCACGTATCCATCGTCACGGCGCAGGTGGACGGATACGGGGTCGAGGTGGAGCGTACCTTCTTTCTCGGCAAGGTACCAGAAGCCGCCCGGAAGCCTTTCGACGTGATGATGGAAGCGCGCTCCCGCGCCTACGCGATGCTGAAACCCGGCACCGTTTTGGCGGAGATCGACGAACAGACGCGCCGCGTGCTTATCGGCGCGGGATACGAAAAACGCATCCTTCACCGGACGGGACATGGACTGGGCATAACCGGGCACGAGGCGCCGTACGTGGCGCTGGGCGATACGAGAACGCTCGTTCCGGGAATGCTCATCAGCATCGAACCGGGCATCTACATCCCCGGCGAGGGCGGATACCGTCACTCCGACACGGTGCTGATAACGGAAACCGGGTACGTCCGCCTCACCGATGCGCCCGATACGCTGGAGGCGCTGACCATCGCGGTTTAA